In a single window of the Heliangelus exortis chromosome 1, bHelExo1.hap1, whole genome shotgun sequence genome:
- the LOC139795071 gene encoding uncharacterized protein, with the protein MFECLIWISGVQQCCEVTEPHSATLAISTDGSAPGPHCNSSVESSSSSSSSSSSSSTVRVQEAMLADRYLIVLFLLVALHAWTTWAAPWQPRGAETAQEAVQEAYLGGSSGSLPVPGEEMEAMQARGMPALAEPGRDHQGTDYVFVREDSDEVSEEPRSLQAPKSSKRVVCPQDVRRNCMISTAATVICVIVVIISCYCIMRWRIEKKMKE; encoded by the exons ATGTTTGAATGTCTGATCTGGATCAGTGGtgtgcagcagtgctgtgaggTCACAGAGCCCCACAGTGCCACACTGGCCATAAGCACTGACGGCTCAGCTCCTGGCCCTCACTGCAATAGCAGtgtggagagcagcagcagcagcagcagcagcagcagcagcagcagcacggTGCGAGTGCAGGAGGCCATGCTCGCAGACCGCTATCTCATTGTCCTTTTTCTCCTGGTGGCCCTGCATGCCTGGACTACCTGGGCTGCTCCGTGGCAACCACGGGGAGCAG AGACAGCCCAAGAGGCTGTGCAGGAGGCATACCTGGGAGGAAGCAGTGGCTCTCTACCAGTGCCTGGTGAAGAAATGGAGGCAATGCAAGCCCGGGGCATGCCAG CGCTGGCAGAGCCCGGAAGAGACCACCAGGGCACCGACTATGTCTTTGTTCGAGAGGACTCAG ATGAGGTCAGTGAGGAACCCAGAAGCCTTCAAGCTCCCAAGAGCAGCAAAAGGGTTGTGTGTCCTCAAGATGTGCGAAGGAACTGCATGATCAGCACGGCAGCAACTGTGATTTGTGTGATAGTTGTCATCATCTCCTGTTACTGCATCATGCGGTGGCGCATAGAGAAGAAGATGAAAGAGTGA
- the TRMU gene encoding mitochondrial tRNA-specific 2-thiouridylase 1, giving the protein MQAAGRRVACAVSGGVDSAVAALLLRRRGYQVTGVFMKNWDPLDEQGACSIDRDCEDAYRVCQKLDIPFHQVSYVKEYWNEVFSDLLKEYELGRTPNPDIVCNKHIKFNCFLHYAMDNLGADAIATGHYARTSLEDEEVFQQKYIRRPQRLFRNRFEVRNTVKLLQGADLFKDQTFFLSQISQDALRKTIFPLGDLTKSFVKKIAVEHGLHHVLKKKESMGVCFIGERNFENFLLEYLEPQPGHFVSIEDKKVMGTHKGWFLYTIGQRARLAGLKDAWFVVDKDVSTGDVFVAPSTDHPALYRDLVRTNRVHWIAEEPPAELVREKMMECHFRFRHQMALVPCVLTLNQDGSVWVTLVKPARAITPGQFAVFYKGDECLGSGKILRMGPSVYTMQQGKNKEEGPKKEETDKIEPVT; this is encoded by the exons ATGCAGGCGGCGGGGCGCCGCGTGGCCTGCGCCGTCTCCGGCGGGGTGGACAGCGCCGTGGCCGCTCTGCTGCTGCGCCGCCGAG GCTACCAGGTGACAGGCGTCTTTATGAAGAACTGGGACCCTctggatgaacaaggagcttGTTCCATTGACAGAGATTGTGAAGATGCTTACCGGGTTTGCCAGAAGCTTGATATTCCTTTTCACCAAGTTTCCTACGTAAAAGAATACTGGAATGAAGTGTTCAG TGACCTCTTAAAAGAGTATGAATTGGGGAGGACTCCTAATCCTGATATTGTGTGTAACAAGCACATCAAATTCAACTGCTTTCTCCATTATGCTATGGATAACCTTG GAGCAGATGCAATTGCTACTGGGCATTATGCTAGGACCTCACTAGAGGATGAGGAAGTGTTTCAACAGAAATATATTAGAAGACCACAAAGACTTTTCAGAAACCGTTTTGAAGTTAGAAATA CTGTGAAACTCCTTCAAGGGGCTGACCTCTTTAAGGACCAGACATTCTTCCTAAGTCAGATTTCTCAGGATGCCTTGAGGAAAACAATTTTCCCATTAGGAGATTTAACAAAAAGTTTTGTAAAGAAGATAGCAGTGGAACATGGCCTTCATCATgtgctaaagaaaaaagag AGCATGGGAGTCTGTTTCATTGGTGAAAGAAACTTTGAAAACTTCCTTCTTGAG TATTTAGAACCTCAGCCAGGTCACTTTGTTTCCATTGAAGATAAGAAGGTGATGGGAACACATAAAG GTTGGTTCCTCTACACAATAGGGCAAAGGGCTAGACTGGCAGGCCTGAAGGATGCTTGGTTTGTTGTAGACAAAGATGTCAGCACTGGAGATGTCTTTGTG GCACCCTCAACAGATCACCCTGCTCTGTACAGAGACTTAGTGCGGACAAACCGAGTGCACTGGATAGCAGAGGAACCTCCTGCTGAGCTCGTTCGAGAGAAGATGATGGAATGTCATTTCAGGTTCCGGCACCAGATGGCACTAG TTCCTTGTGTACTGACTCTAAACCAAGATGGAAGTGTGTGGGTGACACTAGTGAAGCCAGCAAGAGCCATCACACCTGGGCAG TTTGCTGTGTTCTACAAGGGCGATGAGTGCTTGGGCAGTGGGAAGATCCTAAGGATGGGCCCATCGGTGTATACAATGCAGCAGGGCAAAAACAAAGAGGAGGGTCCAAAAAAGGAAGAGACTGACAAAATAGAACCAGTAACGTAA